The Labilibaculum sp. sequence AAAACAAACACCAAAGCAAAACTCATTAGCGAATAATATTGAAACAGTAAGATGGTAAAAAAGAGCGCATTAGGAAGAGGATTAGGAGCACTTATTAATGATATCGATGATGTTCAGGCAAGACCTGAAAGAGATTTAAGTAACGAAATCGAGATCTCAAAAATTGAAGCAAATCCGTATCAGCCAAGAACCAAATTTGATGTGGAAGCTTTGAATGAATTGGCTCAATCCATTAAAGAATTAGGAATTGTTCAGCCAATTACGGTTCGGAAAATTCATAATAACTCTTACCAGCTTATTGCCGGAGAAAGACGTTATCGGGCAGCAAAAATTGCCGGACTAACTAAAATTCCAGCTTACGTTCGAATGGCTGAAGATGATAAAATGCTGGAACTTGCCTTGGTTGAAAATATTCAACGCGAAGACCTTGATTCAATTGAAATTGCCATTAGTTACCAAAGATTAATTGAAGAGTGCAAACTAACACAAGAGAGTTTATCTGACCGTGTAGGTAAAAAACGCTCTACTATATCCAACTATTTACGACTACTAAGACTACCTGCTGAAATCCAAAAAGGAATTCGCGAGAAAAAACTACTTATGGGCCATGCCCGCGCATTGGTAAATGTTGATGATCCAAGAACTCAACTTGAAATTTTTCAAGTAACCGTTGAAAACGATTTCTCCGTTCGAAAAGTTGAAGAATTGGTTCGTAATTTTAACCAGACAACTGAAGAAAAACCAACTCCGGAGAAAGCAACAGCGCTTCCTAAAGAGTATGAATCTTTAAAAGATCACTTAGCCAATCATTTTAGTGCAAAAGTTGATCTTAAACGAACCAAAAATGGCAAAGGAAAAATCATTATCCCATTTACATCCGATGACGATTTAGAACGTATCCTTGCCGTATTGGATCAAATGAAATCATAAGTTAGTTGAAACTTTTAAAAAATAAACATTGAATAATTTGCGCCTGATTATTTTCCTTGGGCTGATCTCTCTTATCGTGCTTGGAGGAAGTAAAAATGCTATCTCTCAGCGGATAGAAGCAGATACAGTATCTGTTGAACCGATTGTTAAAGTTCATTCTCCGCATAAAGCAACCATGTACTCTGTTGTATTTCCGGGTTTAGGACAAGCCTACAACAAAAAGTATTGGAAGATACCTATATTATACGCTGGAATTGGTGCAACCATTTATGCCATTAACTGGAATACCAAGAATTACAAAAAATACAAAAATGGCTTTAAAGATTTTTCTGAATTTTACGATTGGAAAATTCTCTCTGCAGAAGATAAACTAGAGACCGAAAAACCTACTGCGGATAGTTACCAGAAAATTCTGGAAAATGATTGGGATGCAACAACAACATCCTATGATACTTGGTTTAAAAGCACTTTACAAAATGGTAAAGACTCTTATAAGCACGATCGCGATCTTAGCTATATCATTTTGGTCGGGGTTTACGTACTAAACATTGTTGATGCAGCCGTTGATGCACATTTCACCAATTTTAATGTGAACAATGACTTGACTATTAAAGTAGAACCTGCGGTCAGTTATTCTGCTTTTTCGGGCAATTCTCTTGGCTTTAGATGCCAAATTACCTTTTAAAAAAC is a genomic window containing:
- a CDS encoding ParB/RepB/Spo0J family partition protein produces the protein MVKKSALGRGLGALINDIDDVQARPERDLSNEIEISKIEANPYQPRTKFDVEALNELAQSIKELGIVQPITVRKIHNNSYQLIAGERRYRAAKIAGLTKIPAYVRMAEDDKMLELALVENIQREDLDSIEIAISYQRLIEECKLTQESLSDRVGKKRSTISNYLRLLRLPAEIQKGIREKKLLMGHARALVNVDDPRTQLEIFQVTVENDFSVRKVEELVRNFNQTTEEKPTPEKATALPKEYESLKDHLANHFSAKVDLKRTKNGKGKIIIPFTSDDDLERILAVLDQMKS
- a CDS encoding DUF5683 domain-containing protein; its protein translation is MNNLRLIIFLGLISLIVLGGSKNAISQRIEADTVSVEPIVKVHSPHKATMYSVVFPGLGQAYNKKYWKIPILYAGIGATIYAINWNTKNYKKYKNGFKDFSEFYDWKILSAEDKLETEKPTADSYQKILENDWDATTTSYDTWFKSTLQNGKDSYKHDRDLSYIILVGVYVLNIVDAAVDAHFTNFNVNNDLTIKVEPAVSYSAFSGNSLGFRCQITF